From a single Geotoga petraea genomic region:
- the acpS gene encoding holo-ACP synthase, translated as MVKGIGTDIVKIERLNGRVINRILSDSELKIYHTFSNENRKKEFAAGRFAVKESLFKALETSFDFKKIEVLKNDKGEPYLSDKTITYLKNVIGDFNIKLSISHEKEYAIAFVIVEGVD; from the coding sequence ATGGTTAAAGGTATAGGTACTGATATAGTAAAAATAGAAAGATTAAATGGAAGGGTAATAAACAGAATACTATCTGATTCAGAGTTGAAAATATATCATACCTTTTCAAATGAAAATAGGAAAAAAGAATTTGCAGCAGGTAGATTTGCTGTAAAAGAGTCATTGTTCAAAGCGCTTGAAACATCTTTTGATTTCAAAAAGATAGAAGTTTTAAAGAACGATAAAGGAGAACCTTATTTAAGTGATAAAACAATAACATATTTAAAAAATGTTATTGGAGATTTTAATATTAAACTATCAATAAGTCATGAAAAAGAATATGCAATAGCCTTTGTGATAGTAGAGGGGGTTGATTGA
- the ligA gene encoding NAD-dependent DNA ligase LigA encodes MIDISTENIKKEYENLKKEIQKHDKLYYVESKPIIDDRKYDEMFNRLLEIEKKHPEIKAPDSPSNRVGGLKNEGFEKVNHSIPMLSLDNTYSEEEIIEFDKRIKKNIKSDYNYSGELKIDGVSISLIYESGVLKRAITRGNGITGEDITQNVKTIRTIPLKISKDIDIEVRGEIFMPNKEFERINEERENSGKDVFANPRNSTAGTLKLLDTKEVAKRRLDNFIYYLINPEKYGIKTQTEALDFLKEIGFKINKHNKMLRDVDEVINYWKYWNKNRKELEYDTDGIVLKINDFEIQKKLGTTVRSPRWAIAFKFEAEQKETKIKEIKLQVGSSGIITPVAILEPVNLEGSTVQRASLHNFDYIDQRDIRDKDYVLIQKAGGIIPQILEPIKEKRTGEEIKIHPPSKCPICDSETGKLDEEEVAIRCLNPLCPAKLKRTLEKFASNSGMNIEGLGPKLIERLFDSGLIEDLGDIYKLDKQKILSLGEGIGEKTANNLIKQIEQSKNRPLENIIYAIGVPGVGKKIAKDLSNKFKNIDNLLKAAKEELTNIDGIGKELAESIKSFFEEEMTKRVLEKMKKYGVQFSKKEVSFKNNVLQDKIISQTGSLKSMTRKDFSDYVEKRGGEFSSNVTKNTDILVIGENPGSKLQKAEKYGIKILEEDDFFTQFK; translated from the coding sequence TTGATTGATATTTCAACAGAAAATATAAAAAAAGAATATGAAAATTTAAAAAAAGAAATACAAAAACATGATAAACTTTATTATGTTGAAAGTAAGCCTATAATAGATGATAGAAAATACGATGAAATGTTCAATAGGTTGCTGGAGATTGAAAAGAAACATCCTGAAATAAAAGCCCCTGACTCTCCTTCAAATAGAGTAGGTGGATTGAAAAATGAAGGGTTTGAAAAAGTAAACCATTCAATCCCCATGCTTTCTTTAGATAATACATATTCAGAAGAAGAAATAATAGAATTTGATAAAAGAATAAAAAAGAATATAAAAAGCGATTATAATTATTCTGGAGAGCTTAAAATTGACGGTGTATCAATTTCTTTAATTTATGAAAGTGGCGTATTAAAGAGAGCCATAACCAGGGGAAATGGAATAACTGGTGAAGATATAACTCAAAACGTAAAAACTATAAGAACTATACCCCTTAAAATTTCAAAAGATATAGATATCGAAGTTAGAGGGGAAATTTTTATGCCCAACAAAGAATTTGAGAGAATAAACGAAGAAAGAGAGAATTCTGGAAAAGATGTTTTTGCAAATCCAAGAAATTCAACAGCTGGCACTTTAAAACTTCTTGACACAAAAGAAGTTGCAAAAAGAAGGCTTGATAACTTTATTTATTATCTAATCAATCCAGAAAAATATGGAATTAAAACTCAAACAGAAGCTTTAGATTTCTTAAAAGAAATCGGGTTCAAGATAAACAAACACAATAAAATGTTAAGAGATGTGGATGAGGTAATAAACTATTGGAAATATTGGAATAAAAATAGGAAAGAACTTGAATATGATACAGATGGAATTGTGCTCAAAATAAACGATTTTGAAATACAAAAAAAGTTAGGAACCACTGTGAGATCACCACGATGGGCTATAGCATTCAAATTTGAAGCCGAACAAAAGGAAACAAAGATAAAAGAAATAAAATTGCAGGTAGGTAGCTCAGGAATTATAACTCCAGTTGCGATATTGGAACCTGTAAACCTAGAAGGAAGTACTGTTCAAAGGGCATCTTTGCACAACTTTGACTATATAGACCAAAGGGACATAAGAGATAAGGACTATGTTTTGATACAGAAAGCTGGGGGAATTATCCCTCAAATATTAGAACCTATAAAAGAAAAAAGAACAGGTGAAGAAATAAAAATCCACCCTCCATCTAAATGTCCTATATGTGATAGTGAAACAGGTAAATTAGATGAAGAAGAAGTTGCCATAAGATGTTTAAATCCACTATGTCCAGCAAAATTAAAAAGAACATTAGAAAAATTTGCTTCCAATTCAGGTATGAATATAGAAGGTTTAGGTCCAAAACTTATTGAAAGGCTATTTGATTCTGGATTGATAGAAGATTTGGGAGATATTTATAAGCTTGATAAACAAAAAATTCTTTCTTTAGGAGAAGGGATAGGTGAAAAAACAGCTAATAATCTTATCAAACAGATAGAACAATCAAAAAATAGGCCTTTAGAAAATATAATTTATGCCATTGGTGTTCCAGGAGTAGGGAAAAAAATAGCCAAAGATTTGTCTAACAAATTTAAAAATATAGATAATTTATTAAAAGCCGCCAAAGAAGAACTAACAAATATAGATGGTATTGGAAAAGAATTAGCTGAATCTATAAAATCATTTTTTGAAGAAGAAATGACTAAAAGAGTTCTTGAAAAAATGAAAAAATATGGAGTTCAATTTTCTAAAAAAGAAGTTAGCTTTAAAAACAATGTTCTGCAAGATAAGATAATATCTCAAACGGGTAGCCTTAAAAGCATGACGAGAAAAGATTTTTCTGACTATGTGGAAAAAAGAGGTGGAGAATTTTCTTCAAATGTCACAAAAAATACAGACATTTTGGTTATAGGAGAAAATCCTGGTTCCAAGTTGCAAAAAGCTGAAAAATACGGAATTAAAATTTTAGAGGAAGACGACTTTTTTACTCAATTCAAATAG